In Chrysoperla carnea chromosome 2, inChrCarn1.1, whole genome shotgun sequence, the following proteins share a genomic window:
- the LOC123291666 gene encoding polyadenylate-binding protein 1 isoform X1, translated as MNPGPPNYPMASLYVGDLHSDITEAMLFEKFSPAGPVLSIRVCRDMITRRSLGYAYVNFQQPADAERALDTMNFDPMKGRPIRIMWSQRDPSLRKSGVGNVFIKNLDKGIDNKAMYDTFSAFGNILSCKVAQDETGQSKGYGFVHFETEEAANKSIEKVNGMLLNGKKVYVGRFISRKEREKELGEKAKLFTNVYVKNFGDELTEEMLKEMFEKYGTITSYKIMISDKDGKSRGFGFVAFEDADAAEQAVMELNGKELTEGKPLYVGRAQKKAERQLELKRRFEQLKIERLNRYQGVNLYVKNLDDTIDDERLRKEFMLFGTITSAKVMLEEGRSKGFGFVCFSSPEEATKAVTEMNGRIVGTKPLYVALAQRKEDRKAHLASQYVQRMANIRMQQMGQMFQPGGAGGYFVPTLPQPQRFYGPAQMTQIRATPRWTPQPQVRAGGAQAGTAGYPTMAGSFRPAGPRSAGAQTTAMRGAIAARPITGQQGVGNIPGRPVVQGPVVSSNAGRAANYKYTANMRNPPQQIGMTPAPAVQQAVHIQGQEPLTASMLAAAPPQEQKQMLGERLFPLIQRMYPELAGKITGMLLEIDNSELLHMLEHNESLKAKVEEAVAVLQAHQAKQAATQVKKDKVSLKKSTVFSLDHL; from the exons ATGAATCCAGGACCACCGAACTATCCAATGGCATCACTATATGTTGGCGACTTACATTCAGACATCACCGAGGCCATGCTGTTTGAAAAATTCTCACCAGCTGGTCCCGTTTTATCGATACGTGTGTGTCGTGACATGATCACACGACGATCGTTGGGCTACGCATACGTTAACTTCCAACAACCAGCCGATGCAGAACGTGCATTGGACACGATGAACTTTGATCCAATGAAAGGACGTCCCATACGTATCATGTGGTCACAACGGGATCCATCGTTAAGAAAATCTGGTGTTGGTaacgtatttattaaaaatctcgATAAAGGTATCGATAATAAGGCCATGTACGATACATTCTCCGCGTTCGGAAATATACTTAGTTGTAAAGTTGCCCAAGATGAGACTGGTCAATCGAAAGGTTACGGTTTTGTACATTTTGAAACGGAAGAAGCCgcaaataaatcaattgaaaaagtcAATGGTATGTTGTTAAATGGGAAAAAAGTTTACGTTGGACGTTTTATCTCACGAAAAGAACGTGAAAAGGAATTAGGTgaaaaagcaaaattatttaCGAACGTGTATGTGAAAAACTTTGGGGACGAGTTAACCGAAGAAATGTTGAaggaaatgtttgaaaaatatggtaCCATCACcagttataaaattatgatcagtGACAAAGATGGAAAATCACGTGGTTTTGGATTCGTTGCGTTCGAAGATGCTGATGCAGCTGAACAAGCTGTTATGGAACTTAATGGAAAAGAATTAACTGAAG GTAAACCGTTATACGTTGGACGTGCCCAAAAGAAAGCTGAACGTCAATTAGAACTTAAACGGCGTTTCGAACAATTGAAAATCGAACGATTAAACCGTTATCAAGGTGTTAATTTATATGTGAAAAACTTGGATGATACAATTGACGATGAACGATTACGTAAAGAGTTCATGTTATTCGGTACAATAACATCTGCCAAGGTGATGTTGGAAGAAGGTCGCAGCAAAGGTTTTGGTTTTGTATGTTTTTCATCTCCAGAAGAAGCTACAAAAGCCGTTACCGAAATGAATGGACGTATCGTTGGCACGAAACCATTATACGTAGCGTTAGCACAACGTAAAGAAGATCGTAAAGCTCATTTAGCTTCACAATATGTACAACGTATGGCGAACATTCGTATGCAACAAATGGGACAAATGTTCCAACCAGGCGGAGCAGGAGGTTACTTCGTTCCAACATTACCACAACCACAACGGTTCTATGGACCAGCTCAAATGACACAGATTCGAGCCACACCACGATGGACGCCACAGCCACAAGTTCGAGCCGGAGGTGCTCAAGCTGGAACCGCTGGATATCCAACAATGGCTGGATCATTTAGACCAGCTGGACCAAGGAGTGCTGGCGCTCAAACAACCGCAATGCGTGGTGCAATTGCGGCTAGACCTATTACTGGTCAACAAGGTGTTGGAAATATTCCTGGAAGACCTGTTGTTCAAGGTCCAGTGGTTTCATCGAATGCAGGACGTGCTGCCAACTACAAATATACTGCAAACATGCGTAATCCACCACAACAAATTGGTATGACTCCTGCACCTGCTGTACAACAAGCTGTCCACATCCAAGGACAAGAACCGTTAACTGCTTCCATGTTAGCTGCGGCTCCTCCAcaagaacaaaaacaaatgttaGGAGAACGTTTGTTCCCATTGATTCAACGTATGTATCCGGAATTAGCTGGAAAAATTACTGGAATGTTGTTAGAAATCGATAATTCCGAATTATTGCATATGTTGGAGCACAACGAATCCCTTAAAGCGAAAGTCGAGGAAGCTGTTGCTGTACTTCAAGCTCATCAAGCTAAACAAGCCGCTACTCAAGTCAAAAAAGA taaagtaagtttaaaaaaatccac TGTGTTTTCCTTAGATCATTTATAA
- the LOC123291666 gene encoding polyadenylate-binding protein 1 isoform X2: MNPGPPNYPMASLYVGDLHSDITEAMLFEKFSPAGPVLSIRVCRDMITRRSLGYAYVNFQQPADAERALDTMNFDPMKGRPIRIMWSQRDPSLRKSGVGNVFIKNLDKGIDNKAMYDTFSAFGNILSCKVAQDETGQSKGYGFVHFETEEAANKSIEKVNGMLLNGKKVYVGRFISRKEREKELGEKAKLFTNVYVKNFGDELTEEMLKEMFEKYGTITSYKIMISDKDGKSRGFGFVAFEDADAAEQAVMELNGKELTEGKPLYVGRAQKKAERQLELKRRFEQLKIERLNRYQGVNLYVKNLDDTIDDERLRKEFMLFGTITSAKVMLEEGRSKGFGFVCFSSPEEATKAVTEMNGRIVGTKPLYVALAQRKEDRKAHLASQYVQRMANIRMQQMGQMFQPGGAGGYFVPTLPQPQRFYGPAQMTQIRATPRWTPQPQVRAGGAQAGTAGYPTMAGSFRPAGPRSAGAQTTAMRGAIAARPITGQQGVGNIPGRPVVQGPVVSSNAGRAANYKYTANMRNPPQQIGMTPAPAVQQAVHIQGQEPLTASMLAAAPPQEQKQMLGERLFPLIQRMYPELAGKITGMLLEIDNSELLHMLEHNESLKAKVEEAVAVLQAHQAKQAATQVKKE; encoded by the exons ATGAATCCAGGACCACCGAACTATCCAATGGCATCACTATATGTTGGCGACTTACATTCAGACATCACCGAGGCCATGCTGTTTGAAAAATTCTCACCAGCTGGTCCCGTTTTATCGATACGTGTGTGTCGTGACATGATCACACGACGATCGTTGGGCTACGCATACGTTAACTTCCAACAACCAGCCGATGCAGAACGTGCATTGGACACGATGAACTTTGATCCAATGAAAGGACGTCCCATACGTATCATGTGGTCACAACGGGATCCATCGTTAAGAAAATCTGGTGTTGGTaacgtatttattaaaaatctcgATAAAGGTATCGATAATAAGGCCATGTACGATACATTCTCCGCGTTCGGAAATATACTTAGTTGTAAAGTTGCCCAAGATGAGACTGGTCAATCGAAAGGTTACGGTTTTGTACATTTTGAAACGGAAGAAGCCgcaaataaatcaattgaaaaagtcAATGGTATGTTGTTAAATGGGAAAAAAGTTTACGTTGGACGTTTTATCTCACGAAAAGAACGTGAAAAGGAATTAGGTgaaaaagcaaaattatttaCGAACGTGTATGTGAAAAACTTTGGGGACGAGTTAACCGAAGAAATGTTGAaggaaatgtttgaaaaatatggtaCCATCACcagttataaaattatgatcagtGACAAAGATGGAAAATCACGTGGTTTTGGATTCGTTGCGTTCGAAGATGCTGATGCAGCTGAACAAGCTGTTATGGAACTTAATGGAAAAGAATTAACTGAAG GTAAACCGTTATACGTTGGACGTGCCCAAAAGAAAGCTGAACGTCAATTAGAACTTAAACGGCGTTTCGAACAATTGAAAATCGAACGATTAAACCGTTATCAAGGTGTTAATTTATATGTGAAAAACTTGGATGATACAATTGACGATGAACGATTACGTAAAGAGTTCATGTTATTCGGTACAATAACATCTGCCAAGGTGATGTTGGAAGAAGGTCGCAGCAAAGGTTTTGGTTTTGTATGTTTTTCATCTCCAGAAGAAGCTACAAAAGCCGTTACCGAAATGAATGGACGTATCGTTGGCACGAAACCATTATACGTAGCGTTAGCACAACGTAAAGAAGATCGTAAAGCTCATTTAGCTTCACAATATGTACAACGTATGGCGAACATTCGTATGCAACAAATGGGACAAATGTTCCAACCAGGCGGAGCAGGAGGTTACTTCGTTCCAACATTACCACAACCACAACGGTTCTATGGACCAGCTCAAATGACACAGATTCGAGCCACACCACGATGGACGCCACAGCCACAAGTTCGAGCCGGAGGTGCTCAAGCTGGAACCGCTGGATATCCAACAATGGCTGGATCATTTAGACCAGCTGGACCAAGGAGTGCTGGCGCTCAAACAACCGCAATGCGTGGTGCAATTGCGGCTAGACCTATTACTGGTCAACAAGGTGTTGGAAATATTCCTGGAAGACCTGTTGTTCAAGGTCCAGTGGTTTCATCGAATGCAGGACGTGCTGCCAACTACAAATATACTGCAAACATGCGTAATCCACCACAACAAATTGGTATGACTCCTGCACCTGCTGTACAACAAGCTGTCCACATCCAAGGACAAGAACCGTTAACTGCTTCCATGTTAGCTGCGGCTCCTCCAcaagaacaaaaacaaatgttaGGAGAACGTTTGTTCCCATTGATTCAACGTATGTATCCGGAATTAGCTGGAAAAATTACTGGAATGTTGTTAGAAATCGATAATTCCGAATTATTGCATATGTTGGAGCACAACGAATCCCTTAAAGCGAAAGTCGAGGAAGCTGTTGCTGTACTTCAAGCTCATCAAGCTAAACAAGCCGCTACTCAAGTCAAAAAAGAGTAA
- the LOC123293836 gene encoding transcriptional regulator ATRX homolog, with amino-acid sequence MENEIKVEAEEKVTNENNTDKENFSGNKSDDSLSQRSNGSESSTKVGGIRLVSLSTLIDKPKAWVKEALMEPEIIELNSDDDDSDDVQEITECTSGKDSKNSKIKSENSLETKSKRTDTLSERFKSKFSVLRDSLEKRGHKGKKNVQIVDENVDYDNFTSCRVVLEKVAKLEDKLKSNSSSKKNSSSSEDEELPLSKLKKGKRPKKKSGKKSTSDAKQSSSDSDSTSSASESNEKSKNTAIRTKTRKTRNTKSINSEEKSESEKNDSASEVQEKKSLKVKKSGTKKTVGFDLGSEINSKIKNLMESETEIKSKNLRSKKSTDSENENPLLVDSEAIKAKIETEFQENKPSKGRKLRSKNQSLDSESDISKNSDESESKKDTEKSKKIDSKSDMDEKKNTKGKKTQKKESIDSESEKNSDESESKTESKTESETDGKSNGITNESEKNKSKNSRRKKTSEENNEETINEKNQEKMENQEETKEINENSTKNNGNKSKKNNSRKKKSLESESEEETLEENNQEETEEVIENTVTKNNGNDLKITIKRNKTVVARKRVISSESESEKPKEDTKKDSENEETVEPDEESDKPATVATNKKKRTRVVTSDESDKDFKQPESESEEDDKKKSSKTVEPDEESDKPATNKKKRTRVVTSDESDKDFYPTKSKLPEEGASSNSSESEEDAKKNKSEDDKEKKKVRRRIKTADNSNDSSSDNELNDSKGQRRKKIRKLLGKDELSSKTKSATKEEMERRKRIADRQKMYNEICKNHLLEKSKLDKVVLDFDPDEKKDLVSVHPKLVSTLKPHQANGIKFMWDCCFESLEHSKESKGSGCILAHCMGLGKTLQVVTLIHTLLTHEETNIKTVMVVCPLSTVLNWVNEFNIWLSKINGGNDVDVYEITKFKKMVDRSYKIKEWHDNGGVLVIGYEMFRNLSCTTNKRIRKPVLNRLQTGLINPGPDLVVCDEGHLLKNEKARISVAMNKIATLRRIVLTGTPLQNNLKEYYCMIQFVKPNLLGTYKEYTNRFVNPIVNGQYIDSTPHDIEIMKRRSHVLHKLLDGVVQRRDYSVLAPFLPPKQEYVLYLTLHPLQEKLYEIYIQNYSKRSQSLTGGKAVALFSDFQELSRIWTHPRSLRFYSDKCERDRAKQMTDSDEINSFICDDESDTTSTPDSSSEDSDFNPKKKKPKKRRITRAKAKQMESDVESSPEEADKNDGSDSDCKIIEEKKEEFNSDWWVKHVDDAVLEDITYSSKLLLFFKILKKCEEIGDKVLVFSQSLFSLDLIEYFLDKLDYASHNKSEQQGWLSEYSSSWDLGLDYFRLDGSSSVDNRATWCKSFNDVTNIRARLFLISTKAGGLGINLVAANRVIIFDVSWNPSHDIQSIFRVYRFGQTKPCYIYRFIAMGTMEEKVYERQVTKLAISKRVIDEHQIDRHYNQNDLNEIYKFTPMSGEEKPIPMVPKDRLLAETLQELSKQIFKYHEHDSLLEHKEDEELDEEERKAAWDEFENEKQQKPPPMMNYYPQYNIANNFNNQFQIEIQNTSRALEVMLRQRNPTWTDLQIQQSIPILLQQVYQFGPGGFQHSAFPQPQFGMAQPRPAFPQPNTSMMQQ; translated from the exons atggaaaatgaaatCAAAGTGGAAGCTGAAGAAAAAgtcacaaatgaaaataatacagACAAAGAAAACTTTAGTGGAAATAAATCAGATGATTCGTTGTCGCAACGCTCAAACGGTTCGGAAAGCTCAACAAAAGTTGGTGGTATACGTTTAGTATCGTTAAGTACATTAATTGATAAACCGAAAGCTTGGGTGAAGGAGGCTTTAATGGAACCGGAGATCATTGAATTAAATTCCGATGATGATGATTCTGATGATGTACAAGAAATTACAGAGTGTACAAGTGGTAAAGatagtaaaaatagtaaaataaaaagtgaaaatagtTTAGAAACGAAATCGAAACGGACAGATACATTATCGGAACGTTTTAAATCAAAGTTTAGTGTTTTACGTGATAGTTTAGAAAAACGGGGacataaaggtaaaaaaaatgtacaaattgtgGATGAAAATGTCGATTATGATAACTTTACGTCGTGTCGTGTTGTTTTAGAGAAAGTAGCCAAATTAGAAGACAAATTAAAAAg TAATTCAAGCAGTAAAAAGAATTCTTCGTCATCCGAAGATGAAGAACtacctttatcaaaattgaaaaaaggtaAAAGACCTAAAAAGAAATCTGGGAAAAAATCAACATCAGATGCGAAACAATCTTCCAGTGACAGTGATTCCACATCGTCGGCGTCAGAAAgtaatgaaaaatcgaaaaatacagCAATTAGAACAAAAACGCGAAAAACACGaaatacaaaatcaataaattccGAAGAAAAATCCGAATCGGAAAAAAATGATTCAGCATCAGAAGTTCAGGAGAAAAAATCGTTGAAAGTAAAGAAATCAGGTACAAAGAAAACGGTCGGTTTCGATTTAGGTAGtgaaataaattcgaaaataaaaaatctaatggAATCCGAGACAGAaattaaatcgaaaaacttACGTAGTAAAAAATCTACGGATTCAGAAAATGAAAATCCACTTTTAGTTGATTCAGAAGCAATTAAAGCTAAAATTGAAAcagaatttcaagaaaataaaccaTCAAAAGGTCGAAAATTACGATCGAAAAATCAATCTCTTGATTCAGAAtcagatatttcgaaaaattctgaTGAATCTGAGTCGAAAAAAGATAcagagaaaagtaaaaaaattgattcaaaatctGACATggatgaaaagaaaaatacaaaaggtaaaaaaactcaaaagaaAGAATCAATCGATTCAGAATCGGAGAAAAATTCTGATGAATCTGAATCGAAAACGGAATCAAAAACTGAATCCGAAACTGATGGAAAATCAAATGGTATTACAAATGAATCAgagaaaaataaatcgaaaaattctcgaagaaaaaaaacatccgAGGAGAATAATGAAGAAAcaattaatgagaaaaatcaggaaaaaatggaaaatcaagAAGAAACtaaagaaattaatgaaaatagtaCCAAAAATAATGGGAACAAATCGAAAAAGAATAATTCTCGAAAGAAAAAATCACTTGAATCAGAAAGTGAAGAAGAAACACTCGAAGAGAACAATCAGGAAGAAACTGAAGAAGTTATCGAGAACACTGTTACTAAAAATAATGGGAATGATCTGAAAATTACaatcaaacgaaataaaactgTGGTAGCCCGAAAACGTGTGATTTCATCTGAATCGGAATCAGAAAAACCAAAAGAAGACACAAAAAAAGATTCAGAAAATGAAGAAACAGTTGAACCTGATGAAGAATCTGATAAACCAGCAACGGTTgctacaaataaaaagaaacgtaCACGCGTTGTAACATCCGATGAATCCGATAAAGATTTTAAACAACCCGAAAGTGAATCCGAAGAAGACGACAAGAAAAAGTCTAGTAAAACGGTTGAACCTGATGAAGAATCTGATAAACCAgctacaaataaaaagaaacgtaCTCGGGTTGTAACATCCGATGAATCCGATAAAGATTTTTATCCAACgaaatcaaaactacccgaaGAAGGGGCGTCAAGCAATTCTAGTGAATCTGAAGAAGACgccaagaaaaataaaagtgaagaTGATAAAGAGAAGAAAAAAGTTCGACGACGTATTAAAACCGCGGACAATAGTAACGATAGTAGCAGCGATAATGAATTAAACGATAGCAAGGGACAACGACGAAAGAAAATCCGAAAGCTATTAGGAAAAGATGAGCTCtcatcaaaaacgaaaagtgcaACAAAAGAAGAAATGGAACGTCGAAAACGTATCGCAGATCGTCAAAAAATGTACaatgaaatatgtaaaaatcatttacttgaaaaatcgaaattggataaagtCGTCTTAGATTTTGATCCCGATGAAAAGAAGGATCTAGTTTCGGTTCATCCAAAATTAGTATCCACCCTAAAACCACATCAAGCGAATGGTATTAAATTTATGTGGGATTGTTGTTTTGAATCGTTAGAACATTCGAAGGAAAGCAAAGGATCCGGTTGTATTCTTGCACATTGCATGGGTTTGGGTAAAACGTTACAGGTCGTTACACTAATTCACACTTTATTGACCCACGAAGAAACCAACATCAAAACCGTGATGGTTGTGTGTCCTTTAAGTACCGTCTTGAATTGGGtcaatgaatttaatatttggcTATCGAAAATTAACGGCGGTAATGACGTGGATGTTTATGAaataacgaaatttaaaaaaatggttgatCGATCGTATAAGATCAAAGAATGGCATGATAACGGTGGTGTTCTTGTAATCGGCTACGAAATGTTTCGAAATTTATCGTGTACAACAAATAAACGTATTCGTAAACCAGTATTAAATCGTTTACAAACGGGTCTGATTAATCCCGGACCCGATTTAGTCGTTTGTGATGAaggacatttattaaaaaatgaaaaagcacGGATTAGTGTTGCAATGAATAAAATCGCTACGTTACGACGAATCGTATTAACGGGAACAccgttacaaaataatttaaaagagtaTTATTGTATGATACAATTTGTAAAACCGAATTTATTAGGAACGTATAAAGAATATACAAATCGTTTTGTGAATCCAATCGTTAACGGGCAATATATCGATTCAACACCGCATGATATTGAAATTATGAAACGACGATCGCATGTTTTACACAAGTTATTGGATGGTGTTGTACAG agaCGAGATTATTCAGTGCTAGCGCCATTTTTACCACCAAAACAAGAATATGTGCTGTATTTAACTTTACATCCATTACAAgagaaattatatgaaatttatatacaaaattattcgaAACGTTCTCAATCATTAACTGGAGGCAAAGCTGTTGCATTGTTCTCTGATTTTCAAGAACTATCACGCATATGGACGCATCCACGCAGCTTACGATTCTACAGTGATAAATGTGAGAGAGACAGAGCGAAACAg atgacAGATAGTgatgaaataaattcatttatttgtgaCGATGAATCTGATACAACTTCAACACCAGACTCATCCTCAGAAGATAGTGATTTTAATCCGAAGAAGAAAAAACCAAAGAAACGACGAATTACCCGAGCAAAAGCCAAACaaa tGGAATCTGATGTGGAATCGTCTCCTGAAGAAGCTGATAAGAACGATGGTAGTGATTCTGATTGTAAGATAATTGAAGAGAAAAAAGAGGAATTTAATTCAGATTGGTGGGTGAAGCATGTGGATGATGCTGTGCTGGAAGACATCACATACAGTTCTAAATTATTGTTGTtctttaagattttaaaaaaatgtgaagaaATCGGTGATAAAGT ATTGGTATTTTCACAATCATTATTCTCATTAGatttaatcgaatattttctggATAAATTGGATTATGCATCACATAATAAGTCAGAACAACAGGGATGGTTATCAGAATATTCTAGTTCATGGGATTTGGGTTTAGATTATTTTCGTTTAGATGGTTCATCATCGGTTGATAATCGTGCAACGTGGTGTAAATCATTTAACGATGTTACCAATATTCGAGCTAG attatttttaatttcgacAAAAGCCGGTGGTTTAGGTATTAATTTGGTGGCAGCTAATCGTGTAATTATATTCGATGTATCATGGAATCCATCGCACGATATTCAAAGTATATTTCGAGTTTATCGATTTGGTCAAACTAAACCATGTTATATTTATCGATTTATTGCAATG GGTACTATGGAGGAAAAAGTTTATGAACGTCAAGTCACAAAGTTAGCGATCTCAAAACGTGTTATCGATGAACATCAAATCGATCgacattataatcaaaatgatttaaatgaaatttataa ATTCACACCAATGTCAGGAGAAGAAAAACCTATACCAATGGTACCCAAAGATCGTTTATTAGCGGAAACTTTACAAGAATTATCGAAACAAATCTTTAAATATCACGAACATGACTCATTGTTAGAGCATAAAGAAGATGAAGAATTGGATGAAGAGGAACGTAAAGCTGCTTGGGATGAGttcgaaaatgaaaaacaacaaaaaccaCCGCCAATGATGAATTATTATCCACAAT